One genomic segment of Osmia bicornis bicornis chromosome 16, iOsmBic2.1, whole genome shotgun sequence includes these proteins:
- the LOC114877988 gene encoding glycerol-3-phosphate dehydrogenase, mitochondrial isoform X2 encodes MASLKLLAGGASAIGASALTSYLLLCDNTVHADKPRTKPAKRPLPTREDQVKTLKTHGEYDVLIIGGGATGAGCALDACTRGLKTALVERDDFASGTSSRSTKLIHGGVRYLQKAILQLDVEQYKMVKEALHERASMLHSAPHLAHPLPIMLPVYTWWQIPYYWFGIKMYDVVAGSKTVKSSYFLSKSDALELFPMLKGDKLTGAIVYYDGQQDDARMNLAIALTASRHGATVVNHVKVVNLLKGRDKDGNRVLTGAHVKDELTGEEWDVKAKAIINATGPFTDHIRKMDDPSIPEICSPSSGVHIVLPGYYSPDQMGLLDPATSDGRVIFFLPWQKQTIAGTTDLPCEVTHNPRPTEDEIMFILREVKNYLNPDVEVRRGDVLSAWSGIRPLVSDPNKPNTQSLARNHIVHVSPAKLITIAGGKWTTYRAMAEETIDAAIKACDLKPDRPCQTNDFLLEGAHGWSPTMYIRLVQDFGLECEVAQHLSKSYGDRAFAVSKMASLTGKRWPIIGKKIHPEFPYIDAEIRYGVREYARTAIDMIARRLRLAFLNVQAAQEALPGIIDIMAEELHWTPEEKQNQHKEASEFLANEMGHTVNRVSRDKIPINLTKEEIQLYIKRFGIIDKDNKGYVSINDIRRGLKVLGLKLKEDEMHTLLNEIDLSYNGQMELQDYLQMMSAIKSGHVAYSRFARMAEMEEAEHEKDVLRRQITVERSGGGL; translated from the exons GTGCACGCAGACAAGCCAAGGACGAAGCCGGCAAAAAGGCCTCTGCCAACCAGAGAGGATCAAgtaaaaactttgaaaactcATGGCGAATATGATGTTCTTATCATTGGTGGTGGTGCGACAGGAGCTGGGTGTGCATTGGATGCCTGTACACgag GTCTGAAGACAGCTTTAGTAGAGAGAGATGATTTCGCATCTGGCACATCTTCCAGAAGTACAAAACTCATCCACGGAGGGGTTCGTTATCTACAAAAGGCTATCCTGCAGCTGGATGTGGAACAATACAAAATGGTTAAGGAAGCTTTACACGAACGAGCATCTATGTTGCACAGTGCGCCTCATTTGGCTCACCCTTTACCTATTATGTTGCCAGTTTACAC ATGGTGGCAAATACCTTACTACTGGTTCGGTATAAAGATGTATGACGTAGTCGCTGGAAGTAAAACGGTCAAATCGTCCTACTTCCTTAGCAAATCAGACGCATTAGAACTGTTTCCTATGTTGAAAGGAGATAAACTAACAGGGGCTATTGTTTATTATGACG GTCAACAAGATGATGCGAGAATGAATTTGGCAATTGCCCTTACCGCTTCGCGTCACGGGGCAACAGTTGTGAATCACGTCAAAGTTGTTAATCTTTTAAAAGGTCGCGATAAG gaTGGTAATCGCGTACTAACTGGCGCTCACGTGAAAGACGAGCTTACTGGGGAGGAGTGGGATGTTAAAGCAAAGGCAATAATTAACGCAACAGGCCCGTTCACAGATCATATCAGAAAAATGGATGATCCAAGCATACCAGAAATCTGTTCTCCATCATCTGGCGTGCATATCGTTCTTCCAGGTTATTACAG TCCTGATCAAATGGGATTACTGGATCCAGCAACGAGCGATGGCCGAGTAATTTTCTTCTTACCCTGGCAAAAGCAAACGATCGCAGGAACGACCGATTTGCCCTGTGAAGTAACGCATAATCCCCGGCCAACCGAAGACGAGATCATGTTTATCTTACGCGAGGTTAAAAACTATCTTAATCCAGACGTTGAGGTGCGTCGCGGAGACGTGTTGTCCGCCTGGAGCGGTATCAGGCCCCTCGTATCCGACCCGAACAAACCCAACACCCAGTCGCTCGCTAGAAATCACATTGTACACGTTAGCCCCGCCAAACTGATCACGATAGCTGGAGGAAAATGGACAACGTACAGGGCAATGGCTGAAGAGACAATCGATGCAGCTATCAAAG CTTGCGATCTGAAGCCTGATAGGCCCTGCCAAACCAATGATTTCCTCTTAGAGGGGGCTCATGGGTGGAGTCCAACGATGTACATTAGATTGGTGCAAGATTTTGGCTTGGAGTGCGAAGTTGCACAGCATCTGTCCAAGAGTTACGGAGACCGTGCGTTTGCCGTTTCGAAAATGGCTTCTCTGACTGGTAAACGTTGGCCAATTATTGGTAAAAAGATTCATCCCGAGTTTCCGTACATCGACGCCGAA ATTCGATACGGGGTTCGCGAATACGCGAGAACAGCTATTGATATGATCGCGAGACGACTAAGATTGGCGTTCTTGAACGTTCAAGCGGCGCAAGAAGCTCTTCCAGGTATAATAGATATCATGGCAGAAGAGTTACACTGGACGCCCGAGGAGAAGCAGAACCAGCATAAGGAGGCCAGCGAATTCCTCGCCAACGAAATGGGTCATACGGTGAATCGTGTGTCCCGTGATAAAATCCCCATCAACCTTACGAAAGAGGAGATACAACTGTACATTAAGCGTTTCGGTATCATTGACAAAGATAACAAGGGATACGTTTCCATTAACGACATCAGGAGAGGACTTAAG GTACTTGGCTTAAAACTGAAAGAAGATGAGATGCACACTTTGCTCAATGAAATTGATCTCAGTTACAATGGGCAAATGGAACTGCAAGATTACTTACAG ATGATGTCGGCTATCAAGTCTGGACACGTGGCGTATTCACGGTTCGCAAGAATGGCAGAAATGGAGGAAGCGGAGCACGAGAAGGACGTATTGAGGAGACAAATCACTGTAGAGAGATCTGGCGGTGGACTGTAA
- the LOC114877988 gene encoding glycerol-3-phosphate dehydrogenase, mitochondrial isoform X1, giving the protein MASLKLLAGGASAIGASALTSYLLLCDNTVHADKPRTKPAKRPLPTREDQVKTLKTHGEYDVLIIGGGATGAGCALDACTRGLKTALVERDDFASGTSSRSTKLIHGGVRYLQKAILQLDVEQYKMVKEALHERASMLHSAPHLAHPLPIMLPVYTWWQIPYYWFGIKMYDVVAGSKTVKSSYFLSKSDALELFPMLKGDKLTGAIVYYDGQQDDARMNLAIALTASRHGATVVNHVKVVNLLKGRDKDGNRVLTGAHVKDELTGEEWDVKAKAIINATGPFTDHIRKMDDPSIPEICSPSSGVHIVLPGYYSPDQMGLLDPATSDGRVIFFLPWQKQTIAGTTDLPCEVTHNPRPTEDEIMFILREVKNYLNPDVEVRRGDVLSAWSGIRPLVSDPNKPNTQSLARNHIVHVSPAKLITIAGGKWTTYRAMAEETIDAAIKACDLKPDRPCQTNDFLLEGAHGWSPTMYIRLVQDFGLECEVAQHLSKSYGDRAFAVSKMASLTGKRWPIIGKKIHPEFPYIDAEIRYGVREYARTAIDMIARRLRLAFLNVQAAQEALPGIIDIMAEELHWTPEEKQNQHKEASEFLANEMGHTVNRVSRDKIPINLTKEEIQLYIKRFGIIDKDNKGYVSINDIRRGLKLFGDKEVPGEELHEILREIDTNMNGQVELDEYLQMMSAIKSGHVAYSRFARMAEMEEAEHEKDVLRRQITVERSGGGL; this is encoded by the exons GTGCACGCAGACAAGCCAAGGACGAAGCCGGCAAAAAGGCCTCTGCCAACCAGAGAGGATCAAgtaaaaactttgaaaactcATGGCGAATATGATGTTCTTATCATTGGTGGTGGTGCGACAGGAGCTGGGTGTGCATTGGATGCCTGTACACgag GTCTGAAGACAGCTTTAGTAGAGAGAGATGATTTCGCATCTGGCACATCTTCCAGAAGTACAAAACTCATCCACGGAGGGGTTCGTTATCTACAAAAGGCTATCCTGCAGCTGGATGTGGAACAATACAAAATGGTTAAGGAAGCTTTACACGAACGAGCATCTATGTTGCACAGTGCGCCTCATTTGGCTCACCCTTTACCTATTATGTTGCCAGTTTACAC ATGGTGGCAAATACCTTACTACTGGTTCGGTATAAAGATGTATGACGTAGTCGCTGGAAGTAAAACGGTCAAATCGTCCTACTTCCTTAGCAAATCAGACGCATTAGAACTGTTTCCTATGTTGAAAGGAGATAAACTAACAGGGGCTATTGTTTATTATGACG GTCAACAAGATGATGCGAGAATGAATTTGGCAATTGCCCTTACCGCTTCGCGTCACGGGGCAACAGTTGTGAATCACGTCAAAGTTGTTAATCTTTTAAAAGGTCGCGATAAG gaTGGTAATCGCGTACTAACTGGCGCTCACGTGAAAGACGAGCTTACTGGGGAGGAGTGGGATGTTAAAGCAAAGGCAATAATTAACGCAACAGGCCCGTTCACAGATCATATCAGAAAAATGGATGATCCAAGCATACCAGAAATCTGTTCTCCATCATCTGGCGTGCATATCGTTCTTCCAGGTTATTACAG TCCTGATCAAATGGGATTACTGGATCCAGCAACGAGCGATGGCCGAGTAATTTTCTTCTTACCCTGGCAAAAGCAAACGATCGCAGGAACGACCGATTTGCCCTGTGAAGTAACGCATAATCCCCGGCCAACCGAAGACGAGATCATGTTTATCTTACGCGAGGTTAAAAACTATCTTAATCCAGACGTTGAGGTGCGTCGCGGAGACGTGTTGTCCGCCTGGAGCGGTATCAGGCCCCTCGTATCCGACCCGAACAAACCCAACACCCAGTCGCTCGCTAGAAATCACATTGTACACGTTAGCCCCGCCAAACTGATCACGATAGCTGGAGGAAAATGGACAACGTACAGGGCAATGGCTGAAGAGACAATCGATGCAGCTATCAAAG CTTGCGATCTGAAGCCTGATAGGCCCTGCCAAACCAATGATTTCCTCTTAGAGGGGGCTCATGGGTGGAGTCCAACGATGTACATTAGATTGGTGCAAGATTTTGGCTTGGAGTGCGAAGTTGCACAGCATCTGTCCAAGAGTTACGGAGACCGTGCGTTTGCCGTTTCGAAAATGGCTTCTCTGACTGGTAAACGTTGGCCAATTATTGGTAAAAAGATTCATCCCGAGTTTCCGTACATCGACGCCGAA ATTCGATACGGGGTTCGCGAATACGCGAGAACAGCTATTGATATGATCGCGAGACGACTAAGATTGGCGTTCTTGAACGTTCAAGCGGCGCAAGAAGCTCTTCCAGGTATAATAGATATCATGGCAGAAGAGTTACACTGGACGCCCGAGGAGAAGCAGAACCAGCATAAGGAGGCCAGCGAATTCCTCGCCAACGAAATGGGTCATACGGTGAATCGTGTGTCCCGTGATAAAATCCCCATCAACCTTACGAAAGAGGAGATACAACTGTACATTAAGCGTTTCGGTATCATTGACAAAGATAACAAGGGATACGTTTCCATTAACGACATCAGGAGAGGACTTAAG TTATTCGGTGACAAGGAAGTACCTGGTGAAGAGCTTCATGAAATACTGCGCGAAATCGACACTAATATGAACGGTCAGGTCGAGTTGGACGAATACCTTCAG ATGATGTCGGCTATCAAGTCTGGACACGTGGCGTATTCACGGTTCGCAAGAATGGCAGAAATGGAGGAAGCGGAGCACGAGAAGGACGTATTGAGGAGACAAATCACTGTAGAGAGATCTGGCGGTGGACTGTAA
- the LOC114877988 gene encoding glycerol-3-phosphate dehydrogenase, mitochondrial isoform X3, with protein sequence MASLKLLAGGASAIGASALTSYLLLCDNTVHADKPRTKPAKRPLPTREDQVKTLKTHGEYDVLIIGGGATGAGCALDACTRGLKTALVERDDFASGTSSRSTKLIHGGVRYLQKAILQLDVEQYKMVKEALHERASMLHSAPHLAHPLPIMLPVYTWWQIPYYWFGIKMYDVVAGSKTVKSSYFLSKSDALELFPMLKGDKLTGAIVYYDGQQDDARMNLAIALTASRHGATVVNHVKVVNLLKGRDKDGNRVLTGAHVKDELTGEEWDVKAKAIINATGPFTDHIRKMDDPSIPEICSPSSGVHIVLPGYYSPDQMGLLDPATSDGRVIFFLPWQKQTIAGTTDLPCEVTHNPRPTEDEIMFILREVKNYLNPDVEVRRGDVLSAWSGIRPLVSDPNKPNTQSLARNHIVHVSPAKLITIAGGKWTTYRAMAEETIDAAIKACDLKPDRPCQTNDFLLEGAHGWSPTMYIRLVQDFGLECEVAQHLSKSYGDRAFAVSKMASLTGKRWPIIGKKIHPEFPYIDAEIRYGVREYARTAIDMIARRLRLAFLNVQAAQEALPGIIDIMAEELHWTPEEKQNQHKEASEFLANEMGHTVNRVSRDKIPINLTKEEIQLYIKRFGIIDKDNKGYVSINDIRRGLKVLGLKLKEDEMHTLLNEIDLSYNGQMELQDYLQLFGDKEVPGEELHEILREIDTNMNGQVELDEYLQMMSAIKSGHVAYSRFARMAEMEEAEHEKDVLRRQITVERSGGGL encoded by the exons GTGCACGCAGACAAGCCAAGGACGAAGCCGGCAAAAAGGCCTCTGCCAACCAGAGAGGATCAAgtaaaaactttgaaaactcATGGCGAATATGATGTTCTTATCATTGGTGGTGGTGCGACAGGAGCTGGGTGTGCATTGGATGCCTGTACACgag GTCTGAAGACAGCTTTAGTAGAGAGAGATGATTTCGCATCTGGCACATCTTCCAGAAGTACAAAACTCATCCACGGAGGGGTTCGTTATCTACAAAAGGCTATCCTGCAGCTGGATGTGGAACAATACAAAATGGTTAAGGAAGCTTTACACGAACGAGCATCTATGTTGCACAGTGCGCCTCATTTGGCTCACCCTTTACCTATTATGTTGCCAGTTTACAC ATGGTGGCAAATACCTTACTACTGGTTCGGTATAAAGATGTATGACGTAGTCGCTGGAAGTAAAACGGTCAAATCGTCCTACTTCCTTAGCAAATCAGACGCATTAGAACTGTTTCCTATGTTGAAAGGAGATAAACTAACAGGGGCTATTGTTTATTATGACG GTCAACAAGATGATGCGAGAATGAATTTGGCAATTGCCCTTACCGCTTCGCGTCACGGGGCAACAGTTGTGAATCACGTCAAAGTTGTTAATCTTTTAAAAGGTCGCGATAAG gaTGGTAATCGCGTACTAACTGGCGCTCACGTGAAAGACGAGCTTACTGGGGAGGAGTGGGATGTTAAAGCAAAGGCAATAATTAACGCAACAGGCCCGTTCACAGATCATATCAGAAAAATGGATGATCCAAGCATACCAGAAATCTGTTCTCCATCATCTGGCGTGCATATCGTTCTTCCAGGTTATTACAG TCCTGATCAAATGGGATTACTGGATCCAGCAACGAGCGATGGCCGAGTAATTTTCTTCTTACCCTGGCAAAAGCAAACGATCGCAGGAACGACCGATTTGCCCTGTGAAGTAACGCATAATCCCCGGCCAACCGAAGACGAGATCATGTTTATCTTACGCGAGGTTAAAAACTATCTTAATCCAGACGTTGAGGTGCGTCGCGGAGACGTGTTGTCCGCCTGGAGCGGTATCAGGCCCCTCGTATCCGACCCGAACAAACCCAACACCCAGTCGCTCGCTAGAAATCACATTGTACACGTTAGCCCCGCCAAACTGATCACGATAGCTGGAGGAAAATGGACAACGTACAGGGCAATGGCTGAAGAGACAATCGATGCAGCTATCAAAG CTTGCGATCTGAAGCCTGATAGGCCCTGCCAAACCAATGATTTCCTCTTAGAGGGGGCTCATGGGTGGAGTCCAACGATGTACATTAGATTGGTGCAAGATTTTGGCTTGGAGTGCGAAGTTGCACAGCATCTGTCCAAGAGTTACGGAGACCGTGCGTTTGCCGTTTCGAAAATGGCTTCTCTGACTGGTAAACGTTGGCCAATTATTGGTAAAAAGATTCATCCCGAGTTTCCGTACATCGACGCCGAA ATTCGATACGGGGTTCGCGAATACGCGAGAACAGCTATTGATATGATCGCGAGACGACTAAGATTGGCGTTCTTGAACGTTCAAGCGGCGCAAGAAGCTCTTCCAGGTATAATAGATATCATGGCAGAAGAGTTACACTGGACGCCCGAGGAGAAGCAGAACCAGCATAAGGAGGCCAGCGAATTCCTCGCCAACGAAATGGGTCATACGGTGAATCGTGTGTCCCGTGATAAAATCCCCATCAACCTTACGAAAGAGGAGATACAACTGTACATTAAGCGTTTCGGTATCATTGACAAAGATAACAAGGGATACGTTTCCATTAACGACATCAGGAGAGGACTTAAG GTACTTGGCTTAAAACTGAAAGAAGATGAGATGCACACTTTGCTCAATGAAATTGATCTCAGTTACAATGGGCAAATGGAACTGCAAGATTACTTACAG TTATTCGGTGACAAGGAAGTACCTGGTGAAGAGCTTCATGAAATACTGCGCGAAATCGACACTAATATGAACGGTCAGGTCGAGTTGGACGAATACCTTCAG ATGATGTCGGCTATCAAGTCTGGACACGTGGCGTATTCACGGTTCGCAAGAATGGCAGAAATGGAGGAAGCGGAGCACGAGAAGGACGTATTGAGGAGACAAATCACTGTAGAGAGATCTGGCGGTGGACTGTAA